One genomic segment of Sanyastnella coralliicola includes these proteins:
- a CDS encoding nuclear transport factor 2 family protein, with translation MSEKEIIERFYTSFASRDSMKMVALYHDEVLFEDPAFGKLYGERAKAMWRMLVARLDHGAQIMHGEVIQLEDGRYQTSWEAHYKFGPKKRDVVNKITATFEFKDGKIISHKDEFSFWKWSRQAMGPLGWLLGWTPGIKKKLQAHTNNLLDKWVEKELN, from the coding sequence ATGAGCGAAAAAGAAATCATCGAACGCTTCTACACCTCTTTCGCTTCACGTGATAGCATGAAGATGGTAGCTCTTTACCACGACGAAGTGTTGTTCGAAGACCCGGCCTTCGGCAAGTTGTATGGAGAGCGCGCCAAAGCCATGTGGCGTATGCTCGTGGCACGCCTAGACCACGGTGCGCAAATCATGCACGGAGAAGTTATTCAACTTGAAGATGGCCGTTACCAAACATCATGGGAAGCACACTATAAATTCGGCCCCAAGAAACGCGACGTAGTCAACAAGATCACCGCCACTTTCGAATTCAAGGATGGTAAAATCATCTCCCACAAAGACGAATTCAGCTTCTGGAAATGGTCTCGCCAGGCCATGGGCCCTCTCGGCTGGCTCCTCGGCTGGACACCTGGAATCAAAAAGAAACTTCAAGCCCACACTAATAATCTTCTTGATAAGTGGGTGGAGAAAGAGTTGAATTGA
- a CDS encoding bifunctional folylpolyglutamate synthase/dihydrofolate synthase, with protein sequence MTYKETLDYLFQQLPMFQRMGAAAYKADLSNTISLCQAVGNPHEKLRFVHVAGTNGKGSVSHMTASVLQEAGFKVGLYTSPHLRDFRERIKINGEMISEDAVVSFVDRFKGSWSSIEPSFFEITVAMAFWYFLEEEVDVVVLETGMGGRLDSTNVVRPEVSVITSIGFDHMQFLGDTIPQIAKEKAGIIKPTVPVIVGQLQDEAMQVMLASAESVKAPLYKAEQTTKIPPSDLDGPFVQENIRTAYTSLKVLRDRGWEISSDAVVKGFARVVQNTGFLGRWQVLNESPLTIADCAHNAEGLTGAMKKLSQYEYHNLHIIIGVSSDKDLSTVLPLFPQEANYYFAAANIPRAMPADELQEKALAFRLKGEKFSSVNKAYEAARLYATDRDLIYIGGSVFVVAEVV encoded by the coding sequence ATGACATATAAAGAAACCCTCGATTACCTATTTCAGCAGCTGCCCATGTTTCAACGCATGGGCGCTGCTGCTTATAAGGCTGACCTCAGCAACACCATCTCGCTTTGTCAAGCGGTGGGGAATCCCCACGAAAAACTGCGGTTTGTCCATGTGGCGGGAACCAATGGTAAAGGTTCCGTTTCGCACATGACGGCCTCTGTTCTTCAAGAGGCTGGATTCAAGGTTGGTTTGTACACCTCGCCTCACCTCCGCGATTTCAGGGAGCGTATTAAGATCAACGGCGAGATGATCTCTGAAGATGCGGTCGTGTCTTTTGTTGATCGTTTCAAAGGCAGCTGGTCTTCCATTGAGCCTTCGTTTTTCGAGATTACTGTGGCCATGGCCTTCTGGTATTTCTTGGAAGAAGAAGTGGATGTCGTGGTGCTTGAAACGGGCATGGGTGGTCGCCTCGATTCTACCAATGTTGTTCGTCCGGAAGTGAGTGTAATCACTTCCATCGGTTTTGATCATATGCAGTTTTTGGGTGATACCATTCCTCAGATTGCCAAGGAGAAGGCCGGTATCATTAAGCCCACGGTTCCGGTGATTGTGGGTCAGCTTCAAGATGAAGCAATGCAAGTGATGCTCGCTAGCGCGGAATCAGTTAAAGCTCCATTGTACAAGGCAGAACAAACGACGAAAATCCCTCCAAGTGATTTGGATGGGCCCTTTGTTCAAGAGAATATTCGAACGGCTTATACGTCTTTAAAAGTACTTCGCGACCGCGGTTGGGAAATCAGTTCAGATGCTGTGGTCAAGGGTTTTGCACGGGTAGTTCAGAACACCGGGTTTTTGGGACGATGGCAAGTATTGAATGAAAGTCCGTTGACTATTGCTGACTGTGCACACAACGCAGAAGGCTTGACTGGAGCAATGAAGAAGCTTTCGCAGTATGAGTATCATAACCTGCACATCATCATAGGGGTTTCCTCCGATAAAGACTTGAGTACAGTTCTACCCTTATTTCCACAAGAGGCAAATTACTACTTCGCTGCAGCCAATATTCCACGAGCTATGCCAGCGGATGAGCTGCAAGAAAAAGCGCTAGCGTTCCGCCTGAAAGGCGAGAAATTTAGTAGCGTCAATAAAGCCTACGAAGCAGCAAGATTGTATGCCACAGACCGGGACCTGATTTATATTGGGGGAAGTGTGTTTGTGGTGGCTGAGGTGGTTTAG
- a CDS encoding MotA/TolQ/ExbB proton channel family protein, with product MNLLVLLQNLNVGDQAADAMGDAAPESTEIEVSVLELLMDGGWYIMIPLALLSLAAIYIFIERTLAINKSLREEKDFMNKIKDYINDGKLDSARNLCATSNTPIARMLEKGIARIGKPLQDIRVAIENVGKLEIYQLEKNLGTLATIAGAAPMIGMLGTVIGMVRVFLDMEIAGSVGIEDLSAGTKQAMITTIVGLIVGIIGYMAYNYLVSKVSKVVHKMESSSIEFMDVLEEPGK from the coding sequence ATGAACCTGCTTGTGTTGCTTCAAAATTTGAATGTAGGAGACCAGGCGGCAGACGCCATGGGCGATGCGGCTCCTGAATCTACAGAGATCGAAGTATCTGTATTGGAACTGTTAATGGACGGTGGATGGTACATCATGATACCATTGGCACTCTTGTCTTTGGCAGCGATCTACATCTTTATTGAGCGTACCCTCGCTATCAATAAGTCTTTGCGTGAAGAGAAAGACTTCATGAATAAAATCAAAGACTACATCAACGACGGTAAATTGGATAGTGCACGTAACCTATGTGCTACAAGTAATACACCGATTGCTCGTATGTTGGAGAAAGGTATTGCCCGTATCGGAAAGCCACTTCAGGATATCCGTGTTGCGATTGAAAACGTTGGTAAGCTTGAGATTTACCAATTGGAAAAGAACCTCGGTACCCTTGCTACCATCGCCGGTGCGGCCCCAATGATTGGGATGCTTGGTACGGTAATTGGGATGGTAAGAGTATTCCTCGATATGGAGATCGCGGGTTCTGTAGGTATTGAAGACCTTTCTGCCGGTACCAAACAAGCGATGATTACAACCATTGTTGGTTTGATCGTGGGTATCATTGGTTACATGGCCTACAACTACCTCGTGAGTAAAGTATCGAAAGTAGTACACAAGATGGAGTCATCGAGCATCGAGTTCATGGACGTTCTTGAGGAACCAGGAAAATAA
- a CDS encoding Glu/Leu/Phe/Val dehydrogenase dimerization domain-containing protein, with translation MKDLLKAYEEKQPEVVFEWKDPFTDAQGWVVINSLRGGAAGGGTRMRVGLDKREVESLAKTMEIKFTVSGPQIGGAKSGINFDPRDPRKKDVLERWYQAVTPLLKHYYGTGGDLNVDEIHEVIPITEDCGVWHPQEGVFNGHFQPNEAQKVRRIGQLRQGVIKVLEDEQYSPDINKKYCVADMITGYGVAEAVNHYYNIYGGEVAGKRVVVQGWGNVGSAAAYYLAHQGAKIVGIIDRVGGIINQEGLSTEEVTQLFLNKDGNALRADNMLSFEEVNEKVWDLDAEVFLPCAASRLITKDQIERMINSKLEVVSSGANVPFADPEIFYGAIAEYADQHVAVIPDFIANCGMARVFAYLMSTDDVNMSDESIFNDTSDTIKKALEATYAKRSDRTHITETAFEISLNKLMK, from the coding sequence ATGAAAGACCTGCTTAAAGCTTACGAAGAGAAACAACCTGAGGTAGTATTCGAATGGAAAGACCCATTTACGGATGCGCAAGGTTGGGTAGTCATCAACTCATTAAGAGGCGGTGCTGCCGGAGGCGGAACACGTATGCGTGTTGGACTCGATAAACGCGAAGTTGAATCCTTGGCAAAGACCATGGAGATCAAGTTTACGGTATCAGGACCTCAAATCGGAGGAGCAAAATCGGGGATCAACTTCGATCCACGTGACCCACGTAAGAAAGATGTTTTGGAGCGCTGGTACCAAGCGGTGACTCCATTGTTGAAGCACTACTACGGAACAGGTGGAGACCTCAATGTTGACGAGATCCACGAGGTGATTCCAATTACTGAAGATTGCGGTGTTTGGCACCCACAGGAAGGGGTGTTCAATGGGCACTTCCAACCAAATGAAGCACAGAAAGTGCGTCGCATTGGTCAACTCCGTCAAGGTGTGATCAAGGTGTTGGAAGATGAGCAGTATTCTCCCGATATTAATAAGAAATACTGTGTTGCTGACATGATCACTGGTTACGGAGTAGCCGAAGCAGTGAATCATTACTACAACATCTACGGAGGTGAGGTGGCAGGAAAGCGCGTGGTAGTTCAAGGATGGGGTAACGTGGGTTCAGCCGCGGCATACTACCTAGCTCACCAAGGAGCGAAAATCGTTGGAATCATTGACCGTGTTGGCGGAATCATCAATCAAGAAGGGTTGAGTACTGAAGAAGTGACTCAATTGTTCCTGAACAAAGATGGTAACGCATTGCGCGCTGACAACATGCTTTCATTCGAAGAAGTGAATGAGAAGGTATGGGACCTCGATGCAGAAGTGTTCTTGCCATGTGCAGCTTCTCGTTTGATCACGAAAGACCAGATCGAACGTATGATCAACAGCAAGCTAGAAGTAGTTTCTAGTGGGGCAAATGTTCCGTTTGCTGATCCTGAGATTTTCTACGGCGCTATCGCGGAATACGCTGACCAGCATGTGGCAGTGATTCCTGATTTCATCGCGAATTGCGGTATGGCACGCGTATTTGCCTACCTCATGTCAACAGACGATGTGAACATGAGCGACGAATCGATATTTAATGATACATCAGATACGATCAAGAAAGCGTTGGAAGCTACCTACGCGAAGCGTTCAGATCGTACGCATATTACCGAGACCGCATTTGAGATCTCGTTGAATAAACTCATGAAATAA
- the nhaD gene encoding sodium:proton antiporter NhaD produces MEILILVIFVLGYLGIALEHPLKVDKSAFALLTGTICWAVFVVGGHGHVPDHLSHEYEAIVTPSEEIAGEGVIQFEGHDESVTKEELVDALKEPAGFKEGVQYTTSSFYEFRLLHHLEEIASILFFLLGAMTIVELVDAHEGFAVITDRIKTTNKVKLLWIIALLTFFFSAALDNLTTSIVMISLLRKLIADKPTRWFFAGMVIIAANAGGAWSPIGDVTTTMLWIGGQLTTPVIISNLIIPSLVCLIVPLVITSFTLKGEVERPMKASGAEHYVNPTSDGERKLVFFLGVAGLLFVPIFKTVTHLPPFMGMMLSLGFLWLVTEILHRNKNIEEKNHLSVIAVLRKIDASSVLFFLGILLAVAALQEVGHLLVMADWLRVTLADVFFIDLAIGLLSSIVDNVPLVAASMGMYDVIPAAQAAGDWDPNFVQDGIFWQFLAYCAGTGGSALIIGSAAGVAVMGLEKIDFIWYLKKMSLLAVAGYLAGAGVYYLMFML; encoded by the coding sequence ATGGAAATTTTGATCCTCGTAATTTTCGTTCTTGGGTACTTAGGGATTGCCCTAGAACACCCACTTAAAGTTGATAAATCGGCTTTTGCACTGCTCACAGGTACTATCTGTTGGGCAGTTTTTGTTGTTGGTGGACATGGTCACGTACCGGATCACCTATCACACGAATACGAAGCCATTGTCACTCCTTCTGAAGAAATCGCAGGGGAAGGTGTCATCCAATTTGAAGGTCACGATGAATCAGTGACAAAAGAAGAATTGGTAGATGCTTTGAAAGAACCAGCAGGTTTCAAAGAAGGTGTGCAGTACACCACGAGCTCATTCTACGAGTTCCGTTTGTTGCACCACCTTGAAGAAATTGCGAGTATCCTATTCTTCCTTTTGGGAGCCATGACCATTGTTGAATTGGTAGATGCCCATGAAGGATTTGCCGTCATCACAGATCGAATAAAGACGACGAACAAGGTCAAACTGTTATGGATTATCGCCCTTCTAACCTTCTTCTTCTCTGCAGCGCTAGATAACTTGACAACCAGTATTGTCATGATATCCTTGCTGCGGAAGCTGATTGCAGATAAGCCAACGCGTTGGTTCTTTGCTGGTATGGTGATTATCGCCGCGAACGCTGGTGGAGCGTGGTCTCCAATCGGTGACGTTACAACCACTATGCTTTGGATTGGAGGTCAGTTGACAACTCCAGTGATCATCTCCAACTTGATCATCCCAAGTTTGGTTTGTTTGATCGTACCGCTTGTGATCACAAGCTTCACATTAAAAGGTGAAGTGGAACGTCCGATGAAGGCTTCAGGAGCTGAGCACTACGTGAATCCAACATCTGATGGTGAGCGTAAGTTGGTGTTCTTCCTTGGAGTTGCTGGACTACTCTTTGTGCCAATCTTCAAGACCGTAACGCATCTTCCTCCGTTTATGGGGATGATGCTATCGCTTGGTTTCCTTTGGTTGGTTACTGAGATTCTGCACCGTAACAAGAACATTGAAGAAAAGAATCACCTTTCGGTAATTGCTGTATTGCGCAAGATTGATGCTTCTTCAGTGTTATTCTTCCTTGGGATTCTTTTGGCTGTTGCTGCGCTTCAAGAAGTAGGTCACCTCTTGGTCATGGCAGATTGGCTGCGCGTAACACTGGCTGATGTCTTCTTCATTGACTTGGCTATCGGTCTTCTTTCGTCGATCGTTGACAACGTGCCTTTGGTGGCGGCGTCAATGGGTATGTACGATGTGATTCCGGCGGCACAAGCAGCAGGAGATTGGGATCCGAACTTTGTTCAGGACGGTATCTTCTGGCAGTTCCTAGCTTACTGTGCTGGAACCGGAGGTAGTGCCTTGATCATTGGTTCAGCTGCAGGTGTAGCGGTAATGGGACTAGAGAAGATTGACTTCATCTGGTACCTCAAGAAGATGTCTCTTCTTGCTGTCGCTGGTTACCTCGCTGGAGCTGGTGTGTACTACCTCATGTTCATGCTCTAA
- a CDS encoding acyl-CoA dehydrogenase — translation MNFEMTEEHIAVRDAARDFAQNVLKPGVIERDNTQTFPTEYIKQLGELGFMGMMVDPKYGGSGMDTISYVLAMEEISKVDASTSVCMSVNNSLVCWGLETFGTEEQKQKYLVPLAKGEKIGAFCLSEPEAGSDATSQRTTAIDMGDHYLLNGTKNWITNGGTASTYLVIAQTDTDKGHKGINALIVERDMEGFIVGAKEDKLGIRGSDTHTLMFQDVKVPKENRIGEDGFGFKFAMKTLSGGRIGIASQALGIASGAYELALAYSKERKAFGKEISKHQAIAFKLADMATQIEAARLLCLKSAWLKDNKMNYDQASSMAKLYASEVAMKQTVEAVQIHGGYGFVKEYHVERLMRDAKITQIYEGTSEVQKIVISRNLLRD, via the coding sequence ATGAATTTCGAAATGACCGAAGAGCATATTGCGGTTCGCGACGCAGCCCGCGATTTTGCGCAAAATGTATTGAAACCAGGCGTAATCGAACGCGACAATACCCAAACTTTCCCAACCGAATACATCAAGCAGCTAGGTGAACTTGGCTTCATGGGTATGATGGTTGACCCTAAATACGGTGGATCAGGTATGGACACCATCTCTTACGTGCTCGCCATGGAAGAGATTTCTAAAGTAGATGCTTCTACTTCAGTTTGTATGTCAGTAAACAACTCCTTGGTGTGTTGGGGACTTGAAACTTTCGGAACTGAAGAGCAGAAGCAAAAGTACTTGGTGCCTCTTGCGAAAGGAGAAAAGATTGGTGCCTTCTGTCTTTCTGAGCCGGAAGCAGGATCTGATGCGACAAGCCAACGTACAACGGCTATCGACATGGGTGATCACTACCTTTTGAACGGTACAAAGAACTGGATCACAAACGGTGGTACAGCTTCTACTTACCTCGTGATCGCTCAGACAGATACTGATAAGGGCCACAAGGGAATCAATGCCTTGATCGTAGAACGCGACATGGAAGGATTCATCGTTGGTGCGAAGGAAGACAAACTCGGAATCCGTGGTTCTGACACGCATACATTGATGTTCCAAGACGTGAAGGTTCCTAAGGAAAACCGCATCGGAGAAGATGGTTTTGGATTCAAGTTCGCGATGAAGACACTTTCTGGCGGACGTATCGGTATCGCTTCTCAGGCACTCGGAATTGCTTCTGGAGCTTACGAACTCGCATTGGCTTACTCGAAAGAGCGCAAGGCATTCGGTAAAGAGATTTCAAAGCACCAGGCCATTGCCTTCAAATTGGCAGACATGGCTACGCAAATTGAAGCTGCTCGTCTTCTTTGTCTGAAGTCAGCATGGCTGAAAGACAACAAGATGAACTACGACCAAGCAAGTTCAATGGCGAAGTTGTACGCTTCTGAGGTAGCTATGAAGCAAACGGTAGAGGCTGTTCAGATCCACGGTGGATATGGATTCGTGAAAGAGTACCACGTTGAGCGCTTGATGCGTGACGCGAAGATCACTCAGATCTATGAAGGTACGAGCGAGGTTCAGAAGATCGTGATCTCACGTAATCTGCTCCGCGACTGA
- a CDS encoding ExbD/TolR family protein — MDLGQRNKVSPSAGMSSMTDLVFLLLIFFVILSTLVSSGVNVDLPQSKGGTDSHAKVTLSIKPDMSYYIKGGQVKKEDVETLLKIEMEGMSDKVLYLNVDKEVPTGATVEMIGMAKANDWKVMLGSKPKKE; from the coding sequence ATGGATTTAGGACAAAGAAATAAAGTCTCCCCATCAGCAGGGATGTCGTCAATGACTGACCTCGTCTTCCTGCTACTTATCTTCTTCGTGATCCTCTCAACCTTGGTGAGTAGCGGAGTGAATGTAGACCTTCCACAGAGCAAAGGAGGTACAGATTCGCATGCGAAAGTGACCCTGTCGATTAAGCCTGACATGTCTTACTACATCAAAGGAGGACAAGTCAAAAAGGAAGACGTGGAGACCTTGTTGAAGATTGAGATGGAAGGGATGTCAGATAAGGTACTCTACCTGAATGTAGACAAAGAAGTTCCTACGGGAGCTACCGTTGAAATGATCGGTATGGCCAAAGCCAACGACTGGAAGGTCATGCTCGGTTCTAAACCAAAGAAAGAGTAA
- a CDS encoding anhydro-N-acetylmuramic acid kinase, whose protein sequence is MQKEQANKYLALGVMSGTSLDGLDLALCSFEQNEKWTFQIEKAVTIPYEYEMAQRLQNPHELDGHGLTRLHIDHGRLTGMAIRDFLASAESEPDFIAMHGHTIFHDPAHGLTLQISAVPEVAAETGITTIGDFRSMDLALGGQGAPLVPIGDRMLFGAYDACLNLGGFANVSLERDGNRMAWDVCPVNFLLNRLANERDMDFDTDGNIARSGSLNEGLMTNLEQIVYYQLHAPKSLGREWFEQEVWPLFHEGIPLEDRLHTAVQHMVKRLSSDLAGNAADVLVTGGGAFNKYLIEEFRKKSGITVDVPSDEIVAYKEALIFAFLGVLRLRGEVNVLSSVTGASADHSAGSLVLGLRR, encoded by the coding sequence ATGCAGAAGGAACAAGCCAATAAATATCTGGCTTTAGGTGTCATGTCAGGTACGTCCCTTGACGGATTAGACCTTGCTTTATGCTCATTTGAACAAAATGAGAAATGGACATTTCAGATCGAAAAAGCGGTAACCATTCCGTATGAATATGAGATGGCTCAGCGTTTACAGAACCCGCACGAGCTTGACGGACATGGCTTAACGCGACTTCACATAGATCATGGTCGTTTGACGGGTATGGCTATTCGTGATTTTCTCGCTAGCGCGGAATCGGAACCGGACTTCATCGCGATGCACGGTCATACCATCTTCCATGATCCAGCTCACGGACTCACTTTACAGATTAGTGCGGTGCCCGAAGTAGCTGCTGAAACAGGAATAACCACCATTGGTGATTTCCGGAGTATGGATTTGGCCCTTGGTGGGCAAGGGGCTCCCTTGGTTCCCATTGGAGATCGCATGCTGTTTGGTGCCTATGACGCATGTCTGAATCTCGGAGGTTTTGCGAATGTGAGCCTTGAACGTGATGGAAACCGCATGGCTTGGGATGTTTGTCCGGTCAACTTCTTATTGAACCGACTTGCCAACGAACGAGACATGGATTTCGATACCGATGGGAATATCGCTCGATCGGGATCCTTGAACGAAGGCTTGATGACGAATCTTGAACAGATCGTCTATTACCAACTGCATGCTCCTAAGAGCTTAGGGAGAGAGTGGTTTGAACAAGAAGTGTGGCCGTTATTCCATGAAGGCATTCCCTTGGAGGACAGACTGCATACGGCGGTCCAACACATGGTGAAACGACTGTCTTCTGATTTGGCAGGTAATGCGGCCGACGTATTGGTTACAGGAGGAGGCGCCTTCAACAAATACTTGATCGAAGAATTCAGAAAGAAGAGCGGGATCACCGTGGATGTGCCTAGTGATGAAATCGTGGCCTACAAAGAGGCACTGATCTTTGCATTCTTAGGTGTGTTAAGACTTCGAGGAGAGGTCAATGTACTGTCGAGTGTGACGGGAGCATCCGCAGATCACAGTGCGGGCAGCTTAGTCTTGGGACTACGGCGATGA
- the recG gene encoding ATP-dependent DNA helicase RecG, whose protein sequence is MSENILDTPIEFLKGVGPVRADLLTKELGIRNFRRLLFHLPFRYVDRSQFHQVSDIVSDAGFVQLKGEFTKVQEIGVGRKMRLSAVFEDESGRIECVWFKGAKWIKPKIHYGKTYILYGKPSLYKNTWNITHPDFESMDARRGRPEQPLQPVYSSTEKLSGKGLHTNGLMKLIQNLLPQVNGGVPETLPQWLIDKMKFPAREKAILGLHAPTDLKSIEAFRTRLKFEELFFLQLVLLLKKNQQTIELPGVRFERVGEKFNQFYAEKLPFELTNAQKRVIKEIRGDVNTGRHMSRLLQGDVGSGKTIVALICALIAIDNGFQVALMAPTEILATQHMESFTKMLEGMDVNVALLTGSVKTAARKEIHSALEDGSLDILIGTHALIEPKVKFQNLGLAIVDEQHRFGVAQRAKLWKKAALAPHVLVMTATPIPRTLAMTVYGDLDVSVIDELPPGRKEIRTVHRFDKSRLKVFQFIRDEIAKGRQIYVVYPLIEESQAMDYKDLMDGYESVTRAFPAPDYRVSIVHGKMKPEDKDFEMRQFAEGKSQILVATTVIEVGVNVPNASVMVIESSERFGLSQLHQLRGRVGRGAEQSYCILMTGEKLSNDARTRLETMCRTNDGFEIAEVDLDLRGPGDLMGTQQSGDLPLDLADLVKDKQLLVTARHIAEQVLEEDPHLDADQNRLLKEGVKRIRRGKQDWSRIS, encoded by the coding sequence ATGTCGGAGAATATCCTCGATACACCCATAGAGTTTCTAAAGGGGGTAGGTCCTGTTCGTGCAGACCTACTCACCAAGGAATTGGGTATCCGGAATTTCCGACGACTGCTCTTCCATTTGCCATTCAGGTATGTGGATCGTTCTCAGTTCCATCAAGTGAGTGATATCGTTTCAGATGCTGGTTTTGTTCAGCTCAAAGGCGAGTTCACCAAAGTGCAAGAGATTGGAGTGGGGAGAAAGATGCGTCTATCTGCTGTATTCGAAGATGAATCAGGACGTATCGAGTGTGTCTGGTTTAAGGGGGCAAAATGGATCAAACCAAAGATCCACTACGGGAAGACTTACATTCTTTATGGTAAACCGTCTCTCTACAAGAACACTTGGAACATCACGCACCCTGATTTCGAATCGATGGATGCGCGAAGAGGTAGGCCTGAACAACCTTTGCAGCCTGTGTACTCCAGCACAGAGAAGCTTTCTGGGAAAGGACTTCATACCAATGGTTTGATGAAGCTGATTCAGAATTTGCTTCCTCAAGTTAATGGTGGTGTTCCTGAAACGTTGCCGCAGTGGTTGATTGACAAAATGAAATTCCCCGCTAGGGAAAAGGCCATCTTAGGTTTACACGCACCTACTGATTTGAAAAGCATTGAAGCCTTTCGAACCCGCTTGAAGTTTGAAGAGCTATTTTTCTTGCAGCTAGTCTTATTGTTGAAGAAGAACCAACAGACCATCGAACTACCTGGGGTGCGTTTTGAACGCGTAGGAGAGAAGTTCAATCAGTTCTATGCAGAGAAGCTCCCTTTCGAACTGACCAACGCTCAGAAACGCGTTATCAAAGAAATTCGAGGTGACGTCAACACCGGACGACATATGAGTCGCCTCCTTCAGGGAGATGTAGGTTCTGGGAAGACCATTGTTGCATTAATCTGCGCCCTTATAGCCATTGACAATGGTTTCCAGGTGGCACTGATGGCACCTACAGAGATTCTAGCCACTCAGCACATGGAATCGTTCACCAAAATGCTGGAAGGCATGGATGTGAATGTGGCGCTGTTAACCGGTTCGGTGAAGACCGCAGCTAGAAAGGAAATTCATTCCGCCCTCGAAGATGGGTCGCTCGATATCTTAATTGGAACCCATGCGTTGATCGAGCCCAAGGTCAAATTCCAAAACCTTGGATTAGCTATCGTTGATGAACAGCACCGTTTTGGGGTGGCTCAACGTGCTAAATTGTGGAAGAAGGCCGCACTCGCTCCACACGTCTTAGTGATGACGGCGACTCCAATTCCACGCACCTTGGCGATGACTGTGTATGGAGATTTGGATGTCTCTGTGATTGACGAGCTTCCTCCAGGGCGTAAAGAAATTCGAACGGTACATCGCTTTGATAAGTCTCGGCTCAAGGTTTTCCAATTCATCCGCGATGAGATAGCGAAGGGTCGACAGATTTACGTCGTTTACCCGCTCATAGAAGAAAGCCAAGCCATGGACTATAAAGACCTCATGGACGGCTATGAGTCGGTAACTCGAGCATTCCCAGCTCCTGACTACAGAGTAAGTATTGTTCACGGTAAAATGAAGCCCGAAGACAAAGACTTCGAAATGCGCCAGTTCGCAGAAGGTAAATCGCAGATTCTGGTGGCTACCACAGTAATTGAGGTAGGAGTGAACGTGCCCAACGCCAGCGTTATGGTGATTGAAAGTTCAGAGCGCTTTGGTTTGTCGCAGCTGCACCAGCTTAGAGGACGCGTAGGTCGAGGCGCAGAACAGAGTTACTGTATCCTCATGACAGGTGAGAAGCTGAGCAATGATGCCCGCACTCGCCTCGAGACCATGTGTCGAACCAATGATGGTTTCGAGATCGCAGAAGTAGATCTCGATCTCCGTGGACCAGGAGACCTCATGGGTACACAGCAAAGTGGAGACCTACCGTTAGACTTAGCTGATCTGGTAAAAGACAAACAGCTCCTCGTCACGGCACGTCACATCGCCGAACAAGTCTTAGAGGAAGATCCTCATCTAGACGCTGATCAAAACCGCTTGCTAAAAGAAGGGGTCAAGCGAATCAGAAGGGGTAAACAGGATTGGAGTAGAATTAGTTAA